A genome region from Candidatus Hydrogenedentota bacterium includes the following:
- a CDS encoding bacterioferritin, whose product MARHEQSVALLNKAVADELSAVHQYMYFHFHCDDQGYDLLANLFKRTAIEEMLHIERIAERILFLKGEVEMVAEHPVSKISGVKEMLELACQMETDSAAAYNRWANECGANADSASKKLFEDLVMDEERHFDQYDTEMDHLKMYGENYLALQSIERSKRTGMGGPMGGAGA is encoded by the coding sequence ATGGCGCGTCATGAGCAGAGTGTGGCCCTGCTGAACAAGGCGGTGGCGGACGAGCTGTCGGCGGTCCACCAGTACATGTACTTCCATTTCCACTGCGACGACCAGGGCTACGACCTGCTGGCCAACCTGTTCAAGCGCACGGCCATCGAGGAGATGCTGCACATCGAGCGGATCGCCGAGCGCATCCTCTTCCTCAAGGGCGAGGTGGAGATGGTCGCGGAGCATCCGGTCAGCAAGATCTCGGGCGTGAAGGAGATGCTGGAGCTGGCCTGCCAGATGGAGACCGACAGCGCGGCGGCCTACAACCGCTGGGCGAACGAGTGCGGCGCGAACGCCGACTCCGCGTCCAAGAAGCTCTTCGAGGACCTCGTCATGGACGAGGAGCGCCATTTCGACCAGTACGACACGGAGATGGACCACCTGAAGATGTACGGCGAGAACTACCTGGCCCTCCAGTCCATCGAGCGCAGCAAGCGCACGGGCATGGGCGGCCCCATGGGCGGCGCGGGCGCCTGA